One window of Rhodopirellula islandica genomic DNA carries:
- a CDS encoding FAD-dependent oxidoreductase: MRIAVSGAGIAGTAVSHLLASAGHQVTIFEQATQCQAIGAGIMLQPSGQAVLDRLGILETIAAQSAKLEGIEAFLLSGRPLIELNYGQLGDHHFAYGVHRGLLFKHLLERCVQSNVHLQTSTQVIDLENDGNDVHVIDQHRTRHGPFDFLIAADGSRSRLRTAAKLKSQTVDYDYAAIWATGPCSQVHHRLHQIIDGTDRLVGLLPIGNGQCSFFWGLRADSYDELIQRGMANWKQEVIEMCEPTTELLDSISDFQEMTFAGYRHVSMQRWHADKIVFLGDAAHPSSPHLGQGVNLALEDAACFADAIAETGTFQQAAIRYQRLRQRKVRYYQSLTRMLTPFFQSDMPFSAACRNLGLPWFPRVPWVRRRMLKTLSGLQNGWF; this comes from the coding sequence ATGAGAATTGCAGTCTCGGGAGCCGGAATCGCTGGCACGGCGGTCAGCCATCTGCTCGCATCGGCAGGGCATCAGGTAACGATCTTTGAACAGGCGACGCAGTGCCAAGCGATTGGTGCAGGGATCATGCTCCAGCCCAGTGGGCAGGCCGTTTTGGATCGATTGGGCATCCTCGAAACGATTGCCGCTCAGTCGGCAAAGCTGGAAGGCATCGAGGCGTTCCTGCTTTCCGGCCGACCGCTGATTGAACTGAACTACGGTCAACTTGGCGACCATCATTTCGCCTACGGCGTGCACCGCGGACTGCTCTTCAAACACTTGTTGGAACGATGTGTCCAATCCAATGTTCACTTGCAAACTTCGACCCAAGTCATTGACTTGGAGAACGATGGGAACGACGTCCACGTGATCGACCAACATCGAACCCGGCACGGCCCGTTTGATTTTCTCATCGCTGCGGATGGATCTCGCTCCCGCTTGCGAACGGCAGCGAAACTGAAATCGCAAACCGTCGACTACGACTACGCCGCCATCTGGGCCACAGGCCCTTGTTCGCAAGTCCACCATCGCTTGCATCAAATCATCGATGGCACCGACCGGTTGGTCGGATTGCTGCCGATTGGCAATGGGCAATGCAGCTTCTTTTGGGGACTGCGAGCCGATTCATACGACGAACTTATCCAGCGAGGAATGGCCAACTGGAAGCAGGAGGTCATCGAAATGTGCGAACCCACCACGGAACTGCTCGATTCCATCAGCGATTTCCAAGAGATGACGTTCGCAGGCTATCGACACGTCAGTATGCAACGATGGCATGCTGACAAAATCGTCTTTCTCGGCGACGCAGCTCATCCGTCGAGCCCTCATTTAGGCCAAGGAGTCAATTTGGCGTTGGAAGACGCGGCCTGTTTTGCAGACGCCATCGCTGAGACAGGAACGTTCCAGCAGGCAGCCATCCGCTACCAGAGACTCCGCCAACGAAAGGTCCGTTACTACCAATCACTGACTCGAATGCTGACACCGTTCTTTCAGTCCGACATGCCCTTCTCTGCCGCGTGCCGCAACCTTGGCCTCCCTTGGTTTCCCCGAGTCCCCTGGGTTCGCCGCCGCATGCTGAAAACCCTGAGCGGATTGCAGAACGGATGGTTCTGA
- a CDS encoding DUF1214 domain-containing protein, whose amino-acid sequence MKTNLLTLTLAIAGAFSMTSVDAQSGSPKESPAPVVVNVDNFNRAQTDFEFAGILKQSVINQVHSNRTPTPIDKQNVIRMNRDTLYSIGVINISKGATVTMPDSGKRYMSLMVINNDGYVNEVFYGAGPHELTLEQFETPYVGVVIRTLANPEDPTDLTIAHKLQDQIHITAGSDDPFVMPNYDPTSYKATLNAILELAKGLKRYTETFGSKADVDPVHFLIGTASAWGGLPDKDAQYVNVQPNLPVGEYEITVKDVPVKGFWSISLYNEAGYFQKNKYNSYSLNSLTAKPNRDGSYTIRFGGNPETTENCLPIMEGWNYAVRMYEPSQAIIDGQWTFPGPPKKKSE is encoded by the coding sequence ATGAAAACGAACCTTCTCACCCTCACGCTGGCAATTGCCGGTGCGTTCAGCATGACAAGCGTCGATGCACAATCCGGTTCGCCCAAAGAATCCCCTGCACCCGTTGTGGTCAACGTCGACAATTTCAATCGAGCCCAAACGGACTTCGAATTTGCCGGCATCCTCAAACAGTCAGTCATCAATCAGGTTCACAGCAACCGGACGCCCACGCCGATTGACAAACAGAATGTCATTCGAATGAACCGGGACACGCTTTATAGCATCGGTGTCATCAACATTTCCAAAGGTGCGACCGTCACCATGCCGGACAGTGGCAAGCGATACATGTCATTGATGGTCATCAACAATGACGGGTATGTGAATGAAGTCTTTTACGGTGCCGGCCCGCACGAATTGACGCTCGAGCAATTCGAAACTCCCTACGTGGGCGTGGTCATTCGCACCCTGGCCAACCCAGAAGACCCGACAGATCTGACGATTGCCCACAAACTCCAGGACCAGATTCACATCACTGCCGGCTCCGACGATCCGTTCGTGATGCCGAATTACGACCCAACCAGCTACAAGGCAACGCTGAATGCGATTCTTGAGTTGGCCAAGGGACTGAAACGATACACCGAGACCTTCGGTTCCAAAGCCGACGTCGACCCGGTTCACTTTTTGATTGGCACCGCATCCGCCTGGGGCGGTCTTCCAGACAAGGACGCTCAGTATGTGAATGTCCAACCGAACCTGCCGGTCGGCGAATACGAAATCACGGTCAAGGATGTCCCGGTCAAAGGCTTTTGGTCCATCAGTCTTTACAACGAGGCGGGATACTTCCAAAAAAACAAGTACAACTCTTACAGTCTCAACAGCCTGACCGCCAAGCCCAACCGCGATGGCTCCTACACCATCCGCTTCGGCGGAAATCCAGAGACCACAGAGAACTGCCTGCCAATCATGGAGGGTTGGAACTACGCGGTTCGGATGTACGAACCGAGTCAGGCGATCATCGACGGCCAATGGACCTTCCCTGGCCCGCCGAAGAAGAAAAGCGAGTGA
- a CDS encoding DUF1254 domain-containing protein, producing MKNSSQQGFLACAIIGVMAFAGGGSAVAQVSQKTLDSIGIPDNVETSLGTLEFFDGVPTHATAQTLHDNLDRMRAVEVYLNNQGAASLNAMRKGNASIGADASNKVTITEQLLQPASLYLTGNTSTLYALTYLDLKTEGPLVVELPPGMLGFLDDAWFRFIDNLGVIGPDKGKGGKYLLLPPGYRGEEPDGYFIIKLPTYNNLMFLRGSIANGLEPAVENIKSKLRVYPLAKADNPPATEFINMSGKSYSTIVTRDLSFFEDLNALVQVEPIQAIGPELRGQLAAIGIVKGKPFQPDARMKRLLAEAATLGNATARAITYQPRIDGVFIYPDTNSAWTTAYANKNTSFEEDGAMGLDARPLFYFNATGVTPAMATSHAGAGSDYALAYLDADKNAFDGSKTYKLHLPPNVPVNNFWAVTLYDTQTRSLLQTSQTFPTVGSQSEGFQKNKDGSYDVYFGPQAPQGHESNWLETVPGKSWFTILRMYGPLKPWIDKTWRPGEIEQVK from the coding sequence ATGAAAAACTCATCCCAGCAAGGGTTCTTGGCATGTGCCATCATCGGCGTCATGGCGTTTGCTGGCGGTGGTTCGGCGGTCGCCCAAGTTTCTCAGAAGACGCTGGATTCGATCGGCATTCCCGACAACGTGGAAACATCTTTGGGAACACTGGAGTTCTTCGACGGCGTGCCGACTCATGCCACCGCCCAAACGCTCCATGACAATCTCGACCGGATGCGGGCAGTCGAGGTCTATCTGAACAACCAGGGTGCCGCATCGCTCAACGCGATGCGGAAGGGCAACGCCAGCATTGGTGCGGATGCGTCCAACAAGGTCACGATCACCGAGCAACTGCTTCAACCCGCGTCGCTTTACCTCACGGGCAACACCTCGACCTTGTACGCCCTCACTTACCTTGATCTGAAAACGGAAGGACCGCTGGTCGTCGAACTCCCACCTGGCATGCTGGGATTCCTCGATGACGCTTGGTTTCGCTTCATCGACAACCTCGGTGTGATCGGCCCCGACAAGGGCAAGGGTGGGAAATACCTGTTGCTTCCCCCGGGCTACCGCGGAGAGGAACCCGATGGCTATTTCATCATCAAACTTCCCACGTACAACAACCTGATGTTCCTGCGCGGCTCGATTGCGAACGGCCTCGAACCAGCCGTGGAGAACATCAAATCGAAGCTTCGGGTCTACCCTCTCGCCAAGGCAGACAACCCACCTGCCACCGAGTTCATCAATATGTCTGGCAAGAGCTACAGCACGATCGTGACTCGCGATTTAAGCTTCTTCGAAGATCTCAATGCACTGGTGCAGGTCGAACCCATCCAGGCCATTGGCCCTGAACTGCGAGGCCAACTGGCGGCGATCGGCATCGTCAAAGGGAAGCCGTTCCAGCCCGATGCGCGTATGAAAAGGTTGCTCGCTGAAGCTGCCACCCTTGGCAACGCCACCGCTCGCGCCATCACCTACCAGCCTCGGATCGACGGTGTCTTCATCTACCCTGACACCAACAGTGCCTGGACGACGGCCTACGCGAACAAGAACACCTCCTTCGAAGAGGATGGTGCGATGGGGTTAGATGCTCGACCGCTGTTTTACTTCAATGCGACCGGCGTCACGCCCGCCATGGCCACCAGCCACGCGGGGGCCGGCTCCGACTACGCCCTTGCATATCTGGATGCGGACAAGAACGCGTTCGACGGCTCGAAAACCTACAAGCTCCACCTGCCGCCCAACGTTCCCGTCAACAACTTCTGGGCGGTCACGCTCTACGACACGCAAACGCGTTCCCTCCTGCAAACCAGTCAGACCTTTCCGACCGTCGGCAGCCAGAGCGAAGGGTTCCAAAAAAACAAAGACGGATCTTACGATGTCTACTTCGGCCCCCAAGCTCCCCAAGGGCATGAGAGCAACTGGCTGGAAACCGTCCCCGGCAAAAGCTGGTTCACCATCCTGCGGATGTACGGCCCGCTGAAACCATGGATTGACAAAACCTGGCGTCCAGGAGAAATCGAGCAAGTGAAGTAG